Proteins encoded in a region of the Haloarchaeobius salinus genome:
- the pyrH gene encoding UMP kinase, whose product MKVVVSVGGSVLAPELDPDRVAAYADVVNELVADGCQVAAVVGGGGVARDYIGTARDLGANEIELDQIGIDVTRLNARLLISALGENVVTAPAKDYEAAGEVMRNGDVVVMGGVAPAQTTDAVSAALAEYVGADLLVYATSVPGVFSADPEEDDSAERYEELTANDLVDVIAGLEMNAGASAPVDLLAAKVIQRSGMRTIVLDGNDPERVLTAVRYGDHDGTDVIPEGTGDELTYWAE is encoded by the coding sequence ATGAAGGTAGTCGTCTCCGTCGGCGGCAGCGTCCTCGCGCCGGAACTCGACCCCGACCGGGTCGCCGCGTACGCGGACGTTGTCAACGAGCTCGTCGCGGACGGATGCCAGGTCGCCGCCGTCGTCGGCGGCGGCGGTGTCGCCCGCGACTACATCGGCACTGCGCGAGACCTCGGTGCCAACGAGATCGAACTCGACCAGATCGGCATCGACGTCACTCGGCTGAACGCCCGGCTTCTCATCTCCGCACTCGGCGAGAACGTGGTGACCGCGCCCGCGAAGGACTACGAGGCCGCCGGCGAAGTGATGCGCAACGGCGACGTGGTCGTCATGGGCGGTGTCGCCCCGGCACAGACCACCGACGCCGTCAGCGCCGCTCTCGCGGAGTACGTCGGTGCCGACCTGCTCGTCTACGCGACCTCGGTCCCCGGCGTCTTCTCCGCCGACCCCGAGGAGGACGACAGCGCGGAACGCTACGAGGAGCTCACCGCGAACGACCTCGTCGACGTCATCGCCGGGCTGGAGATGAACGCCGGTGCGTCCGCACCCGTCGACCTCCTCGCCGCGAAGGTCATCCAGCGCTCGGGCATGCGCACCATCGTCCTCGACGGCAACGACCCCGAACGCGTGCTCACCGCGGTCCGCTACGGCGACCACGACGGCACCGACGTCATCCCCGAGGGCACCGGCGACGAACTGACCTACTGGGCCGAGTAG
- a CDS encoding molybdopterin synthase, whose product MHVLAVVGDDDAGRRALRDRFVAAFPDEGTVATVERSTESSPVPADRRTDGVDTAVAVGSGGWLATGDDREVPGLVDDLAPDHDYCVLDDVPDASVPGVVLGDADYAGEVLASGESADDVDVESVVAALHDRTPHETLESLVERAKSAPGAEFSGAIATFTGRVRARDAPDDERTTHLEFETYEGVAEERMAVIETELEAREGVHEVVMHHRTGVVAAGEDIVFVVVLAGHRPEAFATVSDGIDRLKDEVPIFKKEATTDGEFWVHEREPGAE is encoded by the coding sequence ATGCACGTACTCGCAGTCGTCGGGGACGACGACGCCGGACGACGGGCGCTCCGCGACCGGTTCGTCGCCGCGTTCCCGGACGAGGGAACGGTCGCGACCGTCGAACGGTCGACGGAGTCGTCACCAGTCCCCGCCGACCGTCGCACCGACGGCGTCGACACCGCCGTCGCGGTCGGCTCGGGGGGCTGGCTCGCGACAGGGGACGACCGGGAGGTTCCGGGCCTCGTCGACGACCTCGCGCCGGACCACGACTACTGTGTCCTCGACGACGTCCCCGACGCGAGCGTCCCGGGCGTCGTCCTCGGCGACGCCGACTACGCGGGCGAGGTGCTCGCGAGCGGTGAGTCCGCGGACGACGTCGATGTCGAGTCGGTCGTCGCCGCGCTCCACGACCGGACCCCCCACGAGACGCTCGAATCGCTGGTCGAACGAGCCAAAAGCGCCCCCGGTGCGGAGTTCTCCGGCGCAATCGCCACGTTCACGGGCCGGGTCCGGGCGCGGGACGCCCCCGACGACGAGCGCACGACTCACCTCGAGTTCGAGACGTACGAGGGCGTCGCCGAGGAGCGTATGGCGGTCATCGAGACCGAACTCGAGGCGCGCGAGGGTGTCCACGAGGTCGTCATGCACCACCGAACGGGCGTCGTCGCCGCGGGGGAGGACATCGTGTTCGTCGTCGTCCTCGCCGGACACCGACCCGAGGCGTTCGCCACCGTCTCGGACGGAATCGACCGCCTCAAGGACGAGGTCCCTATCTTCAAGAAGGAGGCGACGACCGACGGCGAGTTCTGGGTCCACGAGCGAGAGCCCGGTGCTGAGTAA
- a CDS encoding DUF7123 family protein — protein sequence MSATQNPSADSTPANKETRLQEYLREKATDGEMYFKSKFIADDVGLSPKEIGALMVKLKDSATDLEIEKWSYTSATTWRVEPV from the coding sequence ATGAGCGCTACACAGAACCCCTCCGCTGACAGCACGCCCGCCAACAAGGAGACGCGCCTGCAGGAGTACCTGCGGGAGAAGGCGACCGACGGCGAGATGTACTTCAAGTCGAAGTTCATCGCGGACGACGTCGGCCTCTCCCCGAAGGAGATCGGCGCGCTCATGGTCAAGCTCAAGGACTCGGCCACGGACCTCGAGATCGAGAAGTGGTCGTACACGAGCGCGACGACCTGGCGGGTCGAGCCCGTCTAG
- a CDS encoding site-2 protease family protein codes for MAADEPPSQSVPEAGPSLSALADEFYVEDVRRDGETIYYYGTPLRTPEMTMRNVWGAFHEAGYDAELTTSAGRYVIVAEPTTRGPDGIPWTNVLLFVATVVSTLYVGAQWFYVDPVAHPVEAVLTAWPFSAAVLFVLGTHELGHYVMSRYHDVDASLPYFLPFPTLIGTMGAVIRMRGRMPDRKALFDIGAAGPLAGLVATVLVTVVGLYLPPVVAPESFAPGPDAVTIQLQFPPLIEGIAYLTGQQLSYADPTVNAHPVVIGAWAGAFVTLLNLIPVGQLDGGHIMRAMFGESHDTVATLVPVGLFSLAGYLHFVEQIAWDSVFIWIFWGGFAAFIAAAGSATPVSDAEKLGRGRMALGVLTFALGLLCFMPVPVAIVS; via the coding sequence ATGGCCGCCGACGAGCCGCCGTCACAGTCCGTCCCGGAGGCCGGTCCATCGCTCTCCGCTCTCGCCGACGAGTTCTACGTCGAAGACGTGCGACGAGACGGTGAGACGATCTACTACTACGGGACGCCGCTGCGAACCCCCGAGATGACGATGCGGAACGTCTGGGGTGCGTTCCACGAGGCCGGTTACGACGCCGAGCTGACGACCTCAGCCGGCCGATACGTCATCGTCGCGGAACCGACTACCCGCGGTCCCGACGGGATTCCCTGGACGAACGTACTGCTCTTTGTCGCGACGGTCGTCTCGACGCTGTACGTGGGAGCCCAATGGTTCTACGTCGACCCCGTCGCACACCCCGTCGAGGCGGTGCTGACGGCGTGGCCCTTTTCCGCGGCCGTCCTGTTCGTCCTCGGCACGCACGAGCTCGGTCACTACGTGATGAGCCGCTACCACGACGTCGACGCCTCCCTCCCGTACTTCCTGCCGTTCCCGACGCTCATCGGGACGATGGGTGCGGTCATCCGGATGCGCGGCCGGATGCCCGACCGGAAGGCGCTGTTCGACATCGGCGCGGCCGGCCCGCTGGCGGGACTGGTGGCGACTGTCCTCGTAACCGTCGTCGGGCTCTACCTCCCGCCGGTGGTCGCCCCGGAGAGCTTCGCTCCCGGTCCCGACGCGGTCACCATCCAGCTGCAGTTCCCGCCGCTCATCGAGGGTATCGCCTACCTGACGGGCCAGCAGCTCTCCTACGCCGACCCGACGGTGAACGCGCACCCGGTCGTCATCGGCGCGTGGGCCGGCGCGTTCGTCACCCTGCTGAACCTCATCCCGGTGGGTCAGCTCGACGGTGGCCACATCATGCGGGCGATGTTCGGCGAGTCCCACGACACCGTGGCGACGCTCGTCCCGGTCGGGCTGTTCTCGCTCGCGGGCTACCTGCACTTCGTCGAGCAGATCGCCTGGGACTCGGTGTTCATCTGGATCTTCTGGGGTGGCTTCGCCGCGTTCATCGCCGCCGCCGGCTCCGCGACGCCGGTCAGCGACGCGGAGAAACTGGGCCGCGGTCGGATGGCTCTCGGCGTGCTCACGTTCGCACTCGGCCTGCTCTGTTTCATGCCGGTGCCGGTCGCCATCGTGAGCTGA
- a CDS encoding formyltetrahydrofolate deformylase gives MTTELTEITVVGGDKTGLIARVTSLLFERGINVEDLDQAVRDDIFRMTLHADTAEMVCKEETLRDDLHDLGDELGVDVQVRFPADRETQQIAVLATKESHCLERLFQAWASGDLGADISVVIANHDDLEPLAEKYEVPFHDVGDEKGTPDEGEILDLLGEYDADLIVLARYMRILSPDVVFRFEDRIINIHPSLLPAFPGAKAYRQALEEGVRIAGVTAHYVTTDLDQGPIITQRAFDVPDDADIGTMKERGQPLEADALLEAVRLHLNGDVSVHRGRTKLREQSASYQLGLSREARDANPDRPVDGLGEIVAGSAGEESADD, from the coding sequence ATGACGACAGAGCTGACCGAGATTACGGTGGTCGGAGGAGACAAGACCGGACTCATCGCACGCGTCACCTCGTTGCTGTTCGAGCGCGGCATCAACGTCGAGGACTTGGACCAGGCCGTCCGAGACGACATCTTCCGGATGACACTGCATGCCGACACCGCGGAGATGGTCTGCAAGGAGGAGACGCTGCGCGACGACCTGCACGACCTCGGCGACGAGCTGGGCGTCGACGTGCAGGTGCGGTTCCCCGCGGACCGCGAGACCCAGCAGATCGCCGTCCTCGCCACGAAGGAGAGCCACTGCCTGGAGCGGCTGTTCCAGGCGTGGGCCAGCGGCGACCTCGGCGCGGACATCTCGGTGGTCATCGCGAACCACGACGACCTCGAACCCCTCGCCGAGAAGTACGAGGTGCCGTTCCACGACGTGGGCGACGAGAAGGGGACGCCCGACGAGGGCGAGATCCTCGACCTCCTCGGGGAGTACGACGCCGACCTCATCGTCCTCGCGCGGTACATGCGTATCCTCAGCCCGGACGTCGTCTTCCGGTTCGAGGACCGCATCATCAACATCCACCCGAGCCTGCTGCCCGCCTTCCCGGGCGCGAAGGCCTACCGGCAGGCGCTGGAGGAGGGCGTCCGCATCGCCGGCGTCACCGCCCACTACGTGACGACGGACCTCGACCAGGGGCCAATCATCACCCAGCGGGCGTTCGACGTGCCCGACGACGCCGACATCGGGACGATGAAGGAGCGCGGTCAGCCCCTCGAAGCGGACGCGCTGCTCGAGGCGGTACGACTCCATCTCAACGGCGACGTGTCCGTCCACCGCGGCCGGACGAAGCTCCGGGAGCAGAGTGCGAGCTACCAGCTCGGGCTCTCCAGGGAGGCACGCGACGCGAACCCCGACCGGCCCGTGGACGGGCTCGGCGAGATCGTCGCCGGGTCGGCTGGTGAGGAGTCGGCCGACGACTGA
- a CDS encoding DUF7576 family protein codes for MVDPTSDIGDVDPEDAPACAVCGAAVTGDDHRVRSWVEDGNVEHRHFCDDDCLENWDG; via the coding sequence ATGGTCGACCCCACATCCGACATCGGCGACGTGGACCCCGAGGACGCCCCGGCCTGTGCCGTCTGCGGCGCGGCCGTCACCGGCGACGACCACCGGGTACGCTCGTGGGTCGAGGACGGCAACGTCGAGCATCGCCACTTCTGTGACGACGACTGTCTGGAGAACTGGGACGGCTAG
- a CDS encoding DEAD/DEAH box helicase, translated as MTEEQAEARNADHTIDVDEFYDALDAQGRPVITADQLARHLDSTQEAATQGLEALEAQGAVERTDAGIEPTIWYPSDWGAMLERERVVFFPERRQFVVDQPKQFTRAQCSQFAHLIDTTRSGGYLYEVRQADIWQAPYETFEKLERTMRQVLPERAPEFEAWVEDQWKRANQFVLRTHEDGYVVLEAANESLMGNVALEKLPAECIRAPIDDVTAWVAAEQIATVKRHLYEAGYPVQDERDLEGGDELPMELGLVLRDYQQSWVDRFIEAKSGVMVGPPGSGKTVAAMGVMSEIEGETLILVPSRELAGQWRDEILTHTSLTPEQVGEYHGGTKDIRPVTVATYQIAGMDRHRSLFDSREWGLVVYDEVQHIPSDVRRRTADLQSKHRLGLTATPVREDDREEDIFTLVGPPIGTDWDALFEAGYVQEPEVHIRYVPWADDEKQSEHASAEPGHHRRQLAAMNPAKVTETQHLLAEHPEKKALVFVEYLDHGEQLAEALDVPFISGETPHARRRELFAEFRRGDRRTLVVSRVGDEGIDLPDAELAVVVSGLGGSRRQGAQRAGRTMRPEGTALVYVLATRGTREEGFAKRQVRHLASKGIGVRDGPAEAVE; from the coding sequence GTGACAGAGGAGCAAGCCGAAGCCCGGAACGCCGACCACACCATCGACGTCGACGAGTTCTACGACGCGCTCGACGCGCAGGGCCGGCCGGTCATCACGGCCGACCAGCTCGCGCGCCACCTCGACAGCACACAGGAGGCGGCGACACAGGGGCTCGAAGCCCTCGAGGCCCAGGGCGCGGTCGAGCGCACCGACGCAGGTATCGAGCCGACCATCTGGTACCCGAGCGACTGGGGCGCGATGCTCGAACGCGAACGGGTCGTCTTCTTCCCGGAGCGCCGGCAGTTCGTCGTCGACCAGCCGAAGCAGTTCACCCGGGCGCAGTGCTCGCAGTTCGCCCACCTTATCGACACGACGCGGTCGGGCGGCTACCTCTACGAGGTGCGCCAGGCGGACATCTGGCAGGCCCCCTACGAGACGTTCGAGAAGCTCGAACGGACGATGCGGCAGGTGCTCCCCGAGCGCGCACCCGAGTTCGAGGCGTGGGTCGAGGACCAGTGGAAGCGCGCGAACCAGTTCGTCCTCCGGACACACGAGGACGGCTACGTCGTGCTCGAGGCCGCGAACGAGAGCCTCATGGGAAACGTCGCGCTGGAGAAGCTGCCCGCCGAGTGCATCCGGGCCCCCATCGACGACGTGACCGCGTGGGTCGCCGCGGAGCAGATAGCCACGGTGAAACGCCACCTGTACGAGGCGGGCTACCCGGTGCAGGACGAACGCGACCTCGAGGGCGGCGACGAGCTGCCGATGGAGCTCGGGCTCGTACTGCGTGACTACCAGCAGTCGTGGGTCGACCGGTTCATCGAGGCGAAGTCCGGGGTGATGGTCGGCCCGCCGGGCAGCGGGAAGACCGTCGCCGCGATGGGCGTGATGAGCGAGATCGAGGGCGAGACGCTGATCCTCGTCCCGTCGCGCGAACTCGCCGGACAGTGGCGCGACGAGATTCTCACCCACACCTCGCTCACGCCCGAGCAGGTCGGCGAGTACCACGGCGGCACGAAGGATATCCGCCCCGTGACGGTCGCCACCTACCAGATCGCCGGGATGGACCGCCACCGGAGCCTCTTCGACTCTCGCGAGTGGGGCCTCGTCGTCTACGACGAGGTCCAGCACATCCCCTCGGACGTGCGCCGACGGACCGCGGACCTGCAGTCAAAGCACCGCCTCGGGCTCACCGCGACGCCGGTGCGCGAGGACGACCGCGAGGAGGACATCTTCACGCTCGTCGGTCCACCCATCGGCACCGACTGGGACGCACTGTTCGAGGCGGGCTACGTGCAGGAGCCCGAGGTCCACATCCGCTACGTGCCGTGGGCAGACGACGAGAAACAGAGCGAGCACGCCAGCGCCGAACCCGGGCACCACCGTCGGCAGCTCGCCGCGATGAACCCCGCGAAGGTCACCGAGACCCAGCACCTGCTCGCCGAGCACCCCGAGAAGAAGGCGCTCGTCTTCGTCGAGTACCTGGACCACGGCGAGCAGCTCGCCGAGGCGCTCGACGTGCCCTTTATCTCCGGCGAGACGCCCCACGCGCGCCGCCGGGAGCTGTTCGCGGAGTTCCGGCGCGGTGACCGGCGTACGCTCGTCGTCTCCCGCGTCGGCGACGAGGGCATCGACCTGCCGGACGCCGAGCTCGCCGTCGTCGTCTCCGGGCTCGGCGGCTCCCGCCGGCAGGGCGCACAGCGCGCCGGTCGGACGATGCGCCCCGAGGGCACCGCGCTGGTCTACGTGCTCGCCACGAGAGGCACCCGCGAGGAGGGCTTCGCCAAGCGACAGGTCCGCCACCTCGCCTCGAAGGGCATCGGCGTGCGCGACGGGCCGGCGGAGGCAGTGGAGTGA
- a CDS encoding GNAT family N-acetyltransferase has protein sequence MELVEATAADLDALVDRWYALATAMVGHDELNELVYADVEEVPDDGFRAHLDDEAVTDYLVVHGDETIGFVTLREGTHSSREYSRYLRIVNLAIDEAHRNRGHGAAVVERVKRLARDRGCDHLKVSCEWGNEGARRFYRETGFREKQVDFAQPLE, from the coding sequence ATGGAACTCGTCGAAGCCACCGCCGCCGACCTCGATGCCCTCGTCGACCGCTGGTACGCCCTGGCGACGGCGATGGTGGGCCACGACGAACTGAACGAACTCGTCTACGCGGACGTGGAGGAGGTACCGGACGACGGCTTCCGTGCACACCTCGACGACGAGGCGGTCACCGACTACCTCGTCGTTCACGGGGACGAGACCATCGGCTTCGTCACCCTGCGCGAGGGCACCCACTCGTCCCGGGAGTACTCGCGGTACCTCCGCATCGTGAACCTCGCCATCGACGAGGCGCACCGGAACCGTGGTCACGGCGCGGCCGTCGTCGAACGTGTGAAACGACTCGCCCGCGACCGTGGCTGTGACCACCTGAAGGTCTCCTGCGAGTGGGGGAACGAGGGCGCGCGACGTTTCTACCGCGAGACGGGGTTCCGAGAGAAGCAGGTCGACTTCGCACAGCCACTGGAGTGA
- a CDS encoding phosphoribosylaminoimidazolesuccinocarboxamide synthase, with protein MTSVKEFRIEEPATADELGRGAFVFTDDYSVFDWGKMPDTIANKGASLCSMGAFNFELLEDEGIPTHYRGVVRNGDTLRLRDADQPPWEMAIDLTQVPDLPHEGRDYDYESFHAEAGSNYLVPLEIVFRNRVPVGSSLRSRTDPADHGLDRDEWPEGVVDLEEPIVEFSTKFEESDRYLTHAEADDIAGRADVDELERTAREVNRVVTEQAESGGLTHEDGKIECLYFDGEIRVADVVGTFDENRFSYEGTQISKEVIRQYHKRTQPDWVASVTEAKERAKAENVADWKSLCEVQPEPLDDDVLAVASDLYTAGANAYTDLELFDAPPLDPAIGAVSRL; from the coding sequence GTGACGAGCGTCAAGGAGTTCCGCATCGAGGAGCCGGCGACCGCCGACGAGCTGGGCCGTGGCGCGTTCGTCTTCACCGACGACTACTCCGTCTTCGACTGGGGGAAGATGCCCGACACCATCGCGAACAAGGGCGCGTCGCTCTGCTCGATGGGCGCGTTCAACTTCGAGTTGCTGGAGGACGAGGGCATCCCGACGCACTACCGCGGCGTCGTCCGCAACGGCGACACCCTGCGGCTGCGCGATGCCGACCAGCCGCCCTGGGAGATGGCCATCGACCTCACGCAGGTGCCCGACCTCCCCCACGAGGGCCGGGACTACGACTACGAGAGCTTCCACGCCGAGGCGGGCTCGAACTACCTCGTCCCCCTCGAGATCGTCTTCCGGAACCGCGTCCCCGTCGGCTCCAGTCTCCGCAGCCGGACCGACCCCGCGGACCACGGCCTCGACCGCGACGAGTGGCCCGAGGGTGTCGTCGACCTCGAGGAGCCAATCGTCGAGTTCTCCACGAAGTTCGAGGAGTCCGACCGCTACCTCACCCACGCGGAGGCCGACGACATCGCCGGCCGCGCCGACGTCGACGAACTCGAACGGACCGCCCGCGAGGTGAACCGCGTGGTCACCGAGCAGGCCGAGTCCGGCGGGTTGACCCACGAGGACGGGAAGATCGAGTGCCTCTACTTCGACGGCGAGATCCGCGTCGCCGACGTGGTCGGCACGTTCGACGAGAACCGCTTCAGCTACGAGGGCACCCAGATATCCAAGGAGGTCATCCGGCAGTACCACAAGCGCACCCAGCCCGACTGGGTCGCGTCGGTCACCGAGGCCAAGGAGCGCGCGAAGGCCGAGAACGTCGCCGACTGGAAGTCGCTCTGTGAGGTCCAGCCCGAACCCCTCGACGACGACGTGCTCGCCGTCGCCAGCGACCTCTACACCGCCGGCGCGAACGCCTACACCGACCTCGAACTGTTCGACGCGCCGCCCCTCGACCCGGCCATCGGGGCCGTCAGCCGGCTCTGA
- the cofH gene encoding 7,8-didemethyl-8-hydroxy-5-deazariboflavin synthase subunit CofH: protein MADSSEHAAADLPTDGFDYEHVPETDQSFENALAKARNGERLTVADGIELITTGTDVDGIDQSRKELVLEAADRRRAEVVGDEVTFVANLNNNVTTACNTGCLFCNFKDTAHAFEADSDVEHAGFTKTPEESREVVESMLDRGIYEVTSVSGLHPAFALNEEHHEVLRNSDWKETNYKPPEQYSTDPGTYVEQMAAMSVGDVHLHSMTPEEAYHARRGTDWSYEEIYGELKAAGLDSVPGTAAEILVDEVRDVICPGKIRTDDWLTAMEAAANVGLGLTATIMYGHVENEAHRVLHLDRVRDLQERVDGAITEFVPLSFIHQSTPLYEHGVVEGGASTDEDELMIAVSRLYLDNVDHVQSSWVKYGDEQGLKMLNCGADDFMGTILSEEITKRAGGEYGEFRSFDQYVEMIRAIGRTPVERSTDYEQRRVVDGEPPFGPELGPRADGTPLLREDEGTRASGDGLAADD from the coding sequence ATGGCCGACTCGTCCGAGCACGCCGCGGCGGACCTGCCCACGGACGGCTTCGACTACGAGCACGTTCCCGAGACCGACCAGTCGTTCGAGAACGCACTCGCGAAGGCGCGGAACGGGGAGCGACTCACCGTCGCGGACGGCATCGAACTCATCACCACCGGCACCGACGTGGACGGCATCGACCAGTCCCGCAAGGAACTGGTACTGGAGGCTGCCGACCGTCGGCGCGCGGAGGTCGTCGGCGACGAGGTCACGTTCGTCGCCAACCTGAACAACAACGTCACGACGGCGTGCAACACCGGCTGTCTGTTCTGCAACTTCAAGGACACCGCCCACGCGTTCGAGGCGGACAGCGACGTCGAGCACGCCGGGTTCACGAAGACACCCGAGGAGTCCCGCGAGGTCGTCGAATCGATGCTCGACCGTGGCATCTACGAGGTCACCTCGGTCTCTGGCCTGCACCCGGCGTTCGCGCTGAACGAGGAGCACCACGAGGTCCTCCGGAACTCGGACTGGAAGGAGACGAACTACAAGCCGCCGGAGCAGTACAGCACGGACCCCGGCACCTACGTCGAGCAGATGGCGGCGATGTCGGTCGGCGACGTCCACCTGCACTCGATGACGCCGGAGGAGGCGTACCACGCCCGCCGCGGCACCGACTGGAGCTACGAGGAGATCTACGGCGAGCTGAAGGCGGCCGGGCTGGACTCCGTTCCGGGGACCGCCGCCGAGATTCTCGTCGACGAGGTGCGGGACGTCATCTGCCCCGGGAAGATACGGACCGACGACTGGCTGACGGCGATGGAGGCCGCCGCGAACGTCGGGCTGGGCCTCACCGCGACCATCATGTACGGCCACGTCGAGAACGAGGCCCACCGGGTGCTGCACCTCGACAGGGTCCGGGACCTGCAGGAGCGCGTCGACGGGGCCATCACGGAGTTCGTCCCGCTCTCCTTCATCCACCAGTCCACGCCGCTGTACGAGCACGGCGTCGTGGAGGGCGGTGCGAGCACCGACGAGGACGAGCTGATGATCGCCGTCTCCCGGCTCTACCTCGACAACGTCGACCACGTGCAGTCCTCGTGGGTGAAGTACGGCGACGAGCAGGGCCTGAAGATGCTCAACTGCGGCGCGGACGACTTCATGGGGACCATCCTCTCCGAGGAGATAACGAAGCGCGCGGGCGGTGAGTACGGCGAGTTCCGCTCGTTCGACCAGTACGTCGAGATGATACGGGCCATCGGCCGCACGCCGGTCGAGCGCTCGACGGACTACGAGCAGCGCCGTGTGGTCGACGGCGAGCCACCGTTCGGTCCTGAACTCGGCCCGCGTGCCGACGGGACCCCCCTGCTCCGCGAGGACGAGGGCACGCGGGCGTCGGGTGACGGACTGGCGGCCGACGACTGA
- the cofG gene encoding 7,8-didemethyl-8-hydroxy-5-deazariboflavin synthase subunit CofG translates to MIPGAEKYDISLSFDEREVERALSVTPDDVGPAEELTFARNVFLPLTTACRYTCTYCTFFDPPGEATLMDDADVNETLDMGIDAGCTEALFTFGDDPDDRYEGVHAQLDRWGYDDVHDYLRAVCRHTLDRGILPHSNPGDQTREQMAMVAPYNASMGVMLETTADVDAHAGRRVKSPGQRLNTIRNAGELQVPFTTGILVGIGEDWRNRAESLLAIRDLHERYGHVQEVIVQNVVPNERSRFERPDVETMRRVVAMARWVLPQTVSVQVPPNLSPTRELLDCGVDDLGGVSPVTDDYINPDYEWPALRELRDIAHEAGVPLRERLPVYERYLPEDLRSDDFDGEPAPGDGWLDDPVRDALAGDTPAGRRYRRVLDGAAVEL, encoded by the coding sequence ATGATTCCGGGGGCCGAGAAGTACGACATCTCGCTGTCGTTCGACGAGCGCGAGGTCGAGCGCGCACTCTCGGTCACCCCCGACGACGTGGGGCCGGCCGAGGAGCTCACCTTCGCCCGGAACGTGTTCCTGCCGCTGACGACGGCCTGCCGGTACACCTGCACGTACTGCACGTTCTTCGACCCGCCGGGTGAGGCGACGCTGATGGACGACGCGGACGTGAACGAGACGCTCGACATGGGCATCGACGCGGGCTGCACGGAGGCCCTGTTCACCTTCGGCGACGACCCCGACGACCGCTACGAGGGGGTCCACGCCCAGCTCGACCGCTGGGGGTACGACGACGTCCACGACTACCTTCGGGCAGTCTGCCGGCACACCCTCGACCGGGGCATCCTCCCGCACTCGAACCCCGGCGACCAGACACGCGAGCAGATGGCGATGGTCGCACCGTACAACGCCAGCATGGGCGTGATGCTGGAGACGACCGCCGACGTGGACGCCCACGCCGGTCGCCGGGTCAAGTCGCCCGGCCAGCGGCTCAACACCATCCGGAACGCCGGCGAGCTGCAGGTGCCGTTCACGACGGGCATCCTCGTCGGCATCGGCGAGGACTGGCGCAACCGTGCGGAGAGCCTGCTCGCCATCCGCGACCTGCACGAGCGATACGGTCACGTCCAGGAGGTCATCGTCCAGAACGTCGTCCCGAACGAGCGCTCGCGCTTCGAGCGACCCGACGTGGAGACGATGCGCCGGGTCGTCGCCATGGCGCGCTGGGTGCTCCCCCAGACGGTGTCGGTGCAGGTGCCGCCGAACCTCTCACCGACCCGCGAGCTGCTGGACTGCGGCGTCGACGACCTCGGCGGCGTCTCCCCGGTGACGGACGACTACATCAACCCCGACTACGAGTGGCCCGCGCTGCGGGAGCTCCGGGACATCGCCCACGAGGCGGGCGTCCCCCTCCGGGAGCGCCTCCCCGTCTACGAGCGCTACCTCCCGGAGGACCTCCGCTCCGACGACTTCGACGGCGAGCCCGCGCCGGGCGACGGCTGGCTCGACGACCCCGTTCGCGACGCACTCGCCGGTGACACCCCGGCTGGTCGGCGCTACCGGCGCGTCCTCGACGGTGCGGCGGTCGAGCTATAG
- the cofC gene encoding 2-phospho-L-lactate guanylyltransferase, with the protein MRVVVPFAAENPKTRLAGVLDADERAAFARSMLADVLDAVRGAGGTPTVLATAPVDLDAGVRVDDRSLTTAVNAVLEETDETVAIVMADLPLATPAVLERLFDADGGVVIAPGRGAGTNALVVRHDGFRTDFHGASYLDHREAASAAGVETTVVDSHRLATDVDERADLVEVLVHGDGRAATWLANHGVRIERGNGRVNAARVDD; encoded by the coding sequence ATGCGTGTCGTCGTCCCGTTCGCGGCAGAGAACCCGAAGACCCGCCTTGCCGGCGTCCTCGACGCCGACGAGCGCGCCGCCTTCGCGCGGTCGATGCTCGCGGACGTGCTCGACGCGGTCCGCGGCGCGGGCGGGACACCGACGGTGCTCGCGACCGCGCCGGTCGACCTCGACGCCGGCGTCCGCGTCGACGACCGGTCGCTGACGACCGCCGTGAACGCAGTGCTCGAGGAGACCGACGAGACCGTCGCCATCGTGATGGCGGACCTGCCCCTCGCCACGCCCGCCGTGCTGGAGCGGCTGTTCGACGCCGACGGCGGCGTCGTCATCGCCCCCGGACGCGGTGCCGGGACCAACGCCCTCGTCGTGCGTCACGACGGGTTCCGGACGGACTTCCACGGCGCATCCTATCTCGACCATCGCGAGGCCGCGAGCGCGGCCGGGGTGGAGACGACCGTCGTGGACTCCCACCGGCTGGCGACAGACGTCGACGAGCGCGCCGACCTCGTCGAGGTGCTCGTCCACGGCGACGGCCGGGCCGCGACCTGGCTCGCGAACCACGGGGTTCGAATCGAGCGTGGAAACGGCCGGGTGAACGCGGCACGAGTCGACGACTGA